In the genome of bacterium, the window AATGAGGACTGGGTCCAACCGGGCAAGGGTTTCGGAACTCACCCCCACCGCGACATGGAAATCCTGACCTATGTCCTCGAAGGCGTCTTGCAGCACAAGGACAGCATGGGAAATGGATCGACGATCCGGCCGGGCGAGGTCCAGCGGATGAGCGCCGGCACCGGCGTCACCCACAGCGAGTTCAATGCCTCGGACCGGGAGCCGGTCCACCTGCTGCAGATTTGGATCCTGCCCCGGGAAAAGGGGATGCCGCCGAGCTATGAGCAGAAGCCGGTTCCGCCGGCCAAGGGCGACAGCCCCTGGCGCTTGATCGCCTCCTCCGACGGCGCCGAGGCTTCGGTGACCGTCCATCAGGACGTGCGGGTTTTTCTGGCCGAGCTGGAGAGCGGGCGGAAAGTTTTTTTCCAGCACAAGCCCGACCGCCATCTTTGGCTTCAAGTGACCCGGGGCGAGCTGGAGCTGGGCGGCGAGACCTTGAAAGCCGGCGACGGCGTCGCGATCAGCGGCGAGCCCGACATCAATTTGACCGCCCACAGTCCGGCCGAAGTGTTGCTTTTTGATTTGGCCTAGTCGAGCTCTTACCCCCCCTTTGAAAAAGGGGGGCAGGGGGGATTTGAAAGCGCACCGAATCGCTAGGGAGATGAATTCACCGCCGGCTTCTATGCCGACGCTTTAAATCCCCCTTGATCCCCCTTTTTCAAAGGGGGAAAGGTCGATCCCTCAGACATTGAATCGGAAGTGCATGATGTCGCCGTCCTTGACGACGTAGTCTTTGCCTTCGATGCGCAGCAGGCCGGCTTCCTTCACCGCCTGCTCCGATTTGAGCCGCATCAAATCGTCGAAGTGATAGACCTCGGCCTTGATGAAGCCCTTTTCGAAGTCGCTGTGGATGACGCCGGCGGCCTGGGGCGCCTTGGCGTGGGTCGGGATGGTCCAAGCTCGGACTTCCTTCTCGCCGGCGGTGAAATAGGTCGAAAGGTTGAGCAGCTGATAGCCGGCCCGGGCCATCCGGTCCAAGCCCGACTCCTTCAAGCCCAAATCTTCCAAGAAAGCCTTTTGCTCGGCCTCGGGCAAATTGGAGATCTCGGCCTCGATCGCGCCGGAGAGCACGACGCAGGGCGAGCCTTCCTTCTCGGCGTAGGCCATCACCCGTTTCGCGAGCTCGCCCGGATCGGCCGCCTCCGCTTCGTTGACGTTGGCGACGTACATCACCGGCTTCAAGGTGAGGAGGAAGAGCTCGCGGATCGCCAGCTTTTCCTCGGGACTCAAGCCCAAGCGGCGGGCCGGAATGCCGTCTTCCAGGCCCTTGCGGACCTTCTGCAAAACCTCGAGCTCGGCCAAGGCCTCCTTGTTGCCGGACTTGGCGTTCTTGGTCGTGCGTTCCTGGCGCTTCTCGACGCC includes:
- the ychF gene encoding redox-regulated ATPase YchF, with protein sequence MGFNCGIVGLPNVGKSTIFNALTHAGAQAANYPFCTIDPNVGVVPLPDERLARIAQYIPPQKLIPTSVEFVDIAGLVKGASKGEGLGNQFLGNIKNTDAIAHIVRCFQDNDVVHVEGSVDPLRDIEVIDTELMLADLAGVEKRQERTTKNAKSGNKEALAELEVLQKVRKGLEDGIPARRLGLSPEEKLAIRELFLLTLKPVMYVANVNEAEAADPGELAKRVMAYAEKEGSPCVVLSGAIEAEISNLPEAEQKAFLEDLGLKESGLDRMARAGYQLLNLSTYFTAGEKEVRAWTIPTHAKAPQAAGVIHSDFEKGFIKAEVYHFDDLMRLKSEQAVKEAGLLRIEGKDYVVKDGDIMHFRFNV
- a CDS encoding pirin family protein, giving the protein MLSVRRAKERGHFDHGWLQTYHTFSFGDYHDPHFMGFRDLRVINEDWVQPGKGFGTHPHRDMEILTYVLEGVLQHKDSMGNGSTIRPGEVQRMSAGTGVTHSEFNASDREPVHLLQIWILPREKGMPPSYEQKPVPPAKGDSPWRLIASSDGAEASVTVHQDVRVFLAELESGRKVFFQHKPDRHLWLQVTRGELELGGETLKAGDGVAISGEPDINLTAHSPAEVLLFDLA